A segment of the Dermacentor variabilis isolate Ectoservices unplaced genomic scaffold, ASM5094787v1 scaffold_38, whole genome shotgun sequence genome:
CTGTttgtcaatgacgtcatcgacacAACGCTTAAAAGTCCTGGACCCGGCTTTCCTCGTCAGTGGGCAAGACTGCAGCAGCACCAACAGGATGCTTAATCGCGTCTTGTTTTTCGTGCAGTTTCTTTGCTGTTCACCCGGAATCTTCAATGCTGGCCTTTCCTCGAGGTGCTTCGAAGTGGATGCGTCCGTTGACCCTGCGCTGCATTTGAAGCTACAGCCTGTGCCCACGTATGATGGTCTACCTCCGAACTGCCCTGTCACCTCCCCGTGTGACAGCTTCAGCAGGTGCGATGTGGTCCTATCGTCGCGCCATATGGTTCCAACTTACATTTGACGTCATCGGACGGCCCCATAGGAGCATGCTGTttgtcaatgacgtcatcgacacAACGCTTAAAAGTCCTGGACCCGGCTTTCCTCGTCAGTGGGCAAGACTGCAGCAGCACCAACAGGATGCTTAATCGCGTCTTGTTTTTCGTGCAGGTACGTTACTTTAAAAACGCTCATTGTTTGAGATCAGATGatcgttgtttgctgctgctctCTTACCCACAGAGCTTTTTGTCTTGTTTTATGCATGCACTGTTCTGCGCAAATCGACTTGTCCTTAGCGGTGATATAGAATTAAATCCCGGTCCCACGAGAAAGACGATTCGTAACACTGGTAATTCAGACGAAACTTCGTGTTCATCTGCTGAACCTGATAATGACTTGAACAATATTTCTGGAATGCTGACAGAACTATTGGCTGGGCAAAAAACGATCGCTCGAGACATCGCTGACATCAAGGTTTTTCAGCAAACTGTTAACAAGCGTTTTGACGCTCTGGAATCCCGTGTGGCCGCTCTCGAAAAAACTAGCGCTGATCCTAGCGTCTCACTTGACCATTCTGGTTCTGACGTACGCTCTTTATCTCAGGCTGTTTCGGAactaattaaaaagaatgatgacCTTGAAAATCGCTCGAGACGCAACAATATAATTTTGCATGGACTTGGTGAACACAATGCTGAAAACACAGATATGCTTTTGTCTAATGTACACCAATTTTTCACAGAGAAACTTCAAATTGAATGCCCGCCCATCGAACGTTGTCACAGAATTGGCACCAAACGTGAAGGTAGATCGCGCCCAGTTATATTACGAGTACTAGACTTTCGGAACAAAGTAGAAATAATGAAAATTGTCTCAAAgctgaaaggaacaaaattttACATAACTGAAGATTACTCGGCTAATGTACGTACCATTCACAAAAAGCTATGGGCAGCAACTTCTTCTTTTCGTGACCATGGTTCTGTGGTGAGGTTGCGTTATGACCGTGTTTTTATAAACGGTGTCCGCTACAGGTGGAATGATGCAGCTAATGCCCTAGTTGACGATTCAGGTCTCGCTGTAAACACCGTAGTGAATAATTCGAGCCTTTCTGAGAACACTCTCCCGGCCACGTCATCTTCACCTTGACAAATTCACGACTCTTACAAGCTTACTTTCTTGAATTTGAATGCAAGAAGTCTAGTAAATAAGTTCCCGCTGTTTCTTTCCTTGGTAGCCTCCTATTCCCCTCATTTCATTGGtgttactgaaacatggcttcacGATCACGTATATGACTCTGAAATCCCTCC
Coding sequences within it:
- the LOC142569037 gene encoding uncharacterized protein LOC142569037; protein product: MTSSTQRLKVLDPAFLVSGQDCSSTNRMLNRVLFFVQVRYFKNAHCLRSDDRCLLLLSYPQSFLSCFMHALFCANRLVLSGDIELNPGPTRKTIRNTGNSDETSCSSAEPDNDLNNISGMLTELLAGQKTIARDIADIKVFQQTVNKRFDALESRVAALEKTSADPSVSLDHSGSDVRSLSQAVSELIKKNDDLENRSRRNNIILHGLGEHNAENTDMLLSNVHQFFTEKLQIECPPIERCHRIGTKREGRSRPVILRVLDFRNKVEIMKIVSKLKGTKFYITEDYSANVRTIHKKLWAATSSFRDHGSVVRLRYDRVFINGVRYRWNDAANALVDDSGLAVNTVVNNSSLSENTLPATSSSP